The Cytobacillus oceanisediminis genomic interval TGCTGGAACAACTACTTTCCAGGTTACTTCCAGCTTAGTGGCACCTAATGCAAGAGCACCCTCCCTCATTGCATTTGGCACAGAACTCATCGCATCTTCTGAAAGTGACGCTACCATAGGAATGATCATAATTCCCATTACAATCCCGGGGCTCAATATATTCGTAGGTTCAAGGCCTGGAATAAACGATCTTAGTAAAGGTGTTACAAACGTAAAAGCAAAAAACCCATATACAATAGTAGGAATACCTGCCAGGATTTCAAGAAGTGGCTTTAGTGCCTTTCTTGTTTTTTCTGATGCGTATTCACTTAAAAATATTGCAGTCATCAGTCCCACTGGAATGGCAACAAGCATGGCGATCAAAGTGGAAATGATTGTTCCCGTCAGTAAGGGAAGAACACCAAAGACAGCATTTTCTCCTAAAGGCTTTAATTCAGTGCCTGTAAAGAAATCTATAAAAGGAACGTCTTTAAAAAAGGCGATTGTTTCCGTAATTAAGGTGAGTACAATTCCAATAGTAGTAAAAACTGAGATTGCGGCTATGCCGAATAATATTTTTGGTATTAATTTTTCAGTGTAATTATTAACACTTCGAGACTTTTTCTTTTGTTGAATGATTTCACGTACATTCAGTTTTTTGTTATCGTGTTGAACAGCACTTTTTGCCAAGTGTAAAACCCCTTTCAGCCTTCTCATCCAAAGAAGAACTCTTCAGCTCATAATACCCAGGGAAAAACATATAACATCACAAGAAGATGAGAAGGCAAACTTCTCATCTTCCCATGACAATACTTTCAATCTCTTATTTCAATCCGTTCAAAGTATCTAGAGAAGCCTGGATATCTTCATCAGATAATGGAGCAAATCCAGTTTCTGCTGCAACATCCTGTGCATTTTCCATTGTATAGATAGCATAATCAAGCACTTGAGGCTTTTCTTTAGCCATATTTGTATTCAGGTATGTGAATACCGGACGAGTAAATGGAGCATAGTCTCCGTCTTCTTTGATTGTGTCTAATGATGGCTCAACTGGTCCATTGCCAAAGTCTACTTTTACTGCCGACAATTTATCTTTGTTGCTGTCATAGTATCCATAGCCAAAGAATCCGATAGCGTTTTTATCTTTAGATACAAGATCCACTAAAGTTGAGTAATCCTGCTGTAAGTTGATATTTTCAGGAAGGTCCTGTTCTTCAAGAATATTTTCAAACATAAATTCGTAAGTGCCATGGTTTTCATTTGGGCCATAAGTTTGAATTTCTTCATCCGGGAAGTCAGGGCGAACATCTGACCATTTTTTCTTTCCAGCACTGGCAAGGAAGATATCGACAACTTCTTGCTGTGTAAGCTCAGCAGCCCAGTCATTTTCTTTATTAATTACAATTGTTATACCGTCTAAAGCAACCTTCATTTCCTGTACATCAATGCCAAGCTCTTCAGCTGAAGCTTTCTCTTCATCTTTGATTTGGCGGGAAGCATCGTTAAAATCTGTACCGTCTTCTGCAAGAAATTTCTTGAAGCCAGCTGAAGTTCCGGAGCGGCTAACTTCTACAGAGACATTTTCTTGTTCTCCCATATAATTTTCAGCCATGCGTGCCATGAATGGATAAACAGTTCCAGAACCATCTATTACTACACTGCCTTCCAGCTCTTCACTATTTTCGCCATTTCCGCTTGCACCTTCATTTGTATCTCCGCCTCCACAAGCTGCAGTAAATACCATTACAGCTGCCAGCATTAAAAACAGGCTCATTTTTTTAAGACGTTTCATTCCTGAATTCCCCCTAAGAAAATTGGTTGTTTTGTCCTACGAGTATTAGAATAAGGGTTGACTGTTAACGCCGTTTTAACTGATTGTAAAGCTTTTGTAAATGTGGGCGATTCTTGTGTAAATATGTCGAATATGAGGTATAACATAAATTTATCTTTCCATCATAGCCGGGTTGCAATTCATATAAGGGGAAATAAAAAAAACTGCCTCCCTTTATCGGGAGACAGTTAAGCAGCAATTATTCAACGTCTTCTTCGCGAGCCTCTTCCTGTCCTTCAAGCACATCATTTATATTTTCTACCTTTTGAACAGGACCTTCGCTACCTTTGCCTTCTTTTTGACGATTTTTTTTCAAATCAAAATACGCATCCAAAACACGTTCGCCAATTTCTTTATTGGCTCCGTGATCCACGCTTCCCTGGTAAGCCCATGGAACTAATACCGCCATGGCTACCTCAGGATTTTCAGACGGAGCATAGCTTACAAGACTTAGGTTCATGACCTCAGGCGGCTCTTTGCCAAACTTGCTGCGCTCTGGTCCATCATAAAATGCCTCGGCAGTACCGGTTTTCCCAGCCGGCTTATATTCCTTACCGCCAAACAAACCGTATGCTGTTCCGCCCTTTTCCTGCATGACTCTGCGGAAGCCTTCCTGGACACGGTCCATCCATCCCTCTTCCAATTCAACCCGATTAAGGACCTTTGGCTCCATTTCCTGAACAATAGGGCCAAGTTCATTATTTTCCATCAATGGCTCACGGATTTCCTTAACAATATGAGGCTCCATCCTGTTTCCACCATTGGCAATGACTGAAACATATTGGGCAAGCTGCATATTGGAATAGGTATCGTACTGGCCAATCGAAAGGTCAAGCATGAAACCAGGCAATGTACTCATCCCTTTAAAGCCTGTTTGCTCATTCGGCAAATCAATTCCTGTCCGTACTCCAAGCCCAAATTGAGCGAAGGAATCCCTTACAGTACTAAAGGCTTGCTCATCTATCCACAATGGCTTTTCATACTCATATTTCCCGCCGCCGATATTGATGACAGTTTCAAACATATAAACGTTCGAAGAGAATTTAAGTGCATTGATATCATTTAAAGGGCCAAAATTTCTCCAGGATTTTTTTACAGGTGTTCCTTTTATTTTTAAAGGCCGGTCATAAAATACGGTCCCCGGAGAAATAGCACCCGTTTTATATCCGGTAAGAATTGTAGCACCCTTCACAGCAGAACCGACATTATAAGTAGTAGTGATATTGCCTAATGCATCGTCTTGCATAACTGATTGGCCTGTTTCTTTATCCTTCACGATCTTCTTTCCGGCCATCGAGAGGACTTCTCCGGTATGTGGATCCATAAGAACCACATAGGCCCTGTCCAGTAGTGCAGTACCTGCAGATGCCTTTGCTTCACGCAATTCCTCTTCAATGATTTTCTCTACTTCCTTTTGAAGATCCATATCAATGCTCAGCACAAGGTCCTTTCCTCTTTGTCCATCAGTGATGGGTACAGTTTCAAGGACATTGCCGGCTTTATCTGTAACATTTTTCACTTTTGCCTTTTGGCCGTGAAGGACTTCTTCGTATTGCATCTCAATATAGCTCTTTCCTACACGGTCATTACGGCTGTAATCACGGGCCATATAGTATTCAAGCTGTTCAGCCGGCAGTCCTTCGTCAGAGCTCGTCACATTACCCAGCACTGATTTCAATGTATCTCCGAAGGCATAATACCGTTCCCAGTCGGTAGTTGTATCAACACCCTGAAGAATTTGAAGATTTTCGCTGACAACTGCGAATTCCTCAGGAGTGACTTCTTTATTTTTGACAATTTGCGGTGTTAATGCGTATCCGCTTGTAAACTCTCTGTAGATGGCAAGTACTTCAAGATCATCTTTTGTCAATTCGCTTAATTCATCTTCTGTAATTCGATCCAATGTGAGCTGATAGATGGCCTTGTCCAATTCCTTCTGGTCGCCTTCATACTTCTTTTCAAGCTCTTCTTTGTCTTTTTTAGAGATCTTTTTTTCAGCCTCTTCAGGATTTTTCATAATCCAGTAATCTTTTTTATCACGTTCCTGAACTTTTTCGGTATCTTTGTGTATGAGCTTGGCCAGCCTTTCTGCCACCTCTAGCATTTCGTCCTGCTTGTATCCATTATTAGTAAATGTGATGGCATTTTGCGGAGTATTATCGACAATCACCTGGCCATTTCTGTCAAACATCTTTCCTCTCGGCACCGGGCTGTTGACTGTAACATCTTCCGTTCTTTCAATCTCACGCTTATAATCGTCACCGTAAACAATCTGAACCATCCCAAGCCTGAGGATCAGAATGGAGAACAATAAAAACACAGCAAAGAAGAGCATATTCAGGCGGAAAGGAACATGGGTCTTCTTCTTTTTCTTCCTATTCAAAATTACGCACACTTCCTTTAAAAAAGTCTCATAATCCCATTCTAAAAGAAAATAGCAATAAATTCTATAAAGAACCCTTTTTCGACAGAGATATTTTTCTGGTAAAAAAAGAGAGAGGATTTCCTCTCTCTCACGCAGACTGAAATTGTATTTTCCTGACGAAGAAATATATGACCGAATGTCCGGCCCCAATGATTAAGAGAAGAATAGGGATGCTTTTTTCTTCATTGAAAAAAGAAACCGCAGCTAAAAAACCTAAAATAGATACTATACGTCCTGCATTTAAGAAGATTTCCCTTACTACGATATACTCAATTCTCATCTCTGCAGCCTTCCAGCCTCTGCCAATGACATCATATGTTAATGAAATATATGGCACAAGCAGGAGAGGATACGCTATAGCAATAGCGGCTGCATACATCAGCAGCTTTGGATACGTAACCTCAAAAACGATAAAGAAAATGGCACCATACAGTAATAACCCGCCTATAAGTATGGCCCTTTTCCGATACTCCTTCTTTAAAAGCCTTGATACAAGAAAATACCCCAAAAAAGATATACTTGAGTTGACCAATCCGTATGTACCAAGAGCCAGTTCACTGCCAGTTGAAATAAAAACATAAACTGATATGACAAAAATAAAGGTTCCCTCTCTGAGACCCTGAAAAAAATGGGCATTCGTAATCATTCGCCAGTTCAGGCTGTTTTTTCGTTCTGCCAGGATTCTTCCAAATAAATACCTTCCGTCAGCCGGCCGCCTTTTAAGGAAAAAGCTTAAAAAGACGGCTATTGAAAAAAGTGTCAGGGAGATGCCGAAGATAACGGAATAGCCCGTGAACTTTTCCATCCTTGAAATAATGAAACCCGCTGCTATCGGTCCAATCATACCCCCAACGGATGTTAGTATTCCAAGGAATCCATTAAAGAAATCGCGATTCTCCGGCTCAGTTATTTCAAAAGTGAGTACATTGAAAGCAAGCCAGTAGAACCCATACCCGACTCCCAGCAGAGCCCCTAGAAGCAATAGAAATTTTGAGGCATTTGTTCCAATGAAAAGCACTGTCAGATAAAATAGTGCCAAAAAAATTACACCGATTCTCAGTACAATGACACGGTCAATTTTCTTCGCCCATCTCCCTGCCAGGATAAACGTCAAAGGCTGAAGAACCACAATGGCCAGGTTATATAAAGCAAGATCGCTGAACTCACCAGACTGCTTCCAGAGATAAATATTTACAAATGTGTTAGAAAGGGCAGCACTTAAAGAATATAGCCCCCCTATAAATAAAAGCAATGTTAAATCTTTCGTTAAATCGACATCACCGATCAGTTTTTTAAATCTGCTCATAAAAAAAACTCCCCTTTGGTTCTAAGGGTAGTCTCCTACAAAGGAAGTGCGGTTATGCAATGATTTAGAAATTAACAGAATAGCTCTTAATTCCTGAACAAAAAAACACGGCAGATGTAATCCGCCGTGCTTTTTGATTTATTATTTTGCTGCGCTGTAACGCTTAGAAACTTCATCCCAATTAACAACATTCCAGAAAGAATTGATGTATTCAGGA includes:
- the pstC gene encoding phosphate ABC transporter permease subunit PstC, which translates into the protein MAKSAVQHDNKKLNVREIIQQKKKSRSVNNYTEKLIPKILFGIAAISVFTTIGIVLTLITETIAFFKDVPFIDFFTGTELKPLGENAVFGVLPLLTGTIISTLIAMLVAIPVGLMTAIFLSEYASEKTRKALKPLLEILAGIPTIVYGFFAFTFVTPLLRSFIPGLEPTNILSPGIVMGIMIIPMVASLSEDAMSSVPNAMREGALALGATKLEVTWKVVVPAAISGIIASFVLGISRAIGETMIVTIASGSSKNFTFDVTQSMQTMTAYIVEVTGGEAAAGTTLYYSLYAVAMTLFVFTLIMNLLAQYISRKFREEY
- a CDS encoding PstS family phosphate ABC transporter substrate-binding protein, giving the protein MKRLKKMSLFLMLAAVMVFTAACGGGDTNEGASGNGENSEELEGSVVIDGSGTVYPFMARMAENYMGEQENVSVEVSRSGTSAGFKKFLAEDGTDFNDASRQIKDEEKASAEELGIDVQEMKVALDGITIVINKENDWAAELTQQEVVDIFLASAGKKKWSDVRPDFPDEEIQTYGPNENHGTYEFMFENILEEQDLPENINLQQDYSTLVDLVSKDKNAIGFFGYGYYDSNKDKLSAVKVDFGNGPVEPSLDTIKEDGDYAPFTRPVFTYLNTNMAKEKPQVLDYAIYTMENAQDVAAETGFAPLSDEDIQASLDTLNGLK
- a CDS encoding peptidoglycan D,D-transpeptidase FtsI family protein produces the protein MNRKKKKKTHVPFRLNMLFFAVFLLFSILILRLGMVQIVYGDDYKREIERTEDVTVNSPVPRGKMFDRNGQVIVDNTPQNAITFTNNGYKQDEMLEVAERLAKLIHKDTEKVQERDKKDYWIMKNPEEAEKKISKKDKEELEKKYEGDQKELDKAIYQLTLDRITEDELSELTKDDLEVLAIYREFTSGYALTPQIVKNKEVTPEEFAVVSENLQILQGVDTTTDWERYYAFGDTLKSVLGNVTSSDEGLPAEQLEYYMARDYSRNDRVGKSYIEMQYEEVLHGQKAKVKNVTDKAGNVLETVPITDGQRGKDLVLSIDMDLQKEVEKIIEEELREAKASAGTALLDRAYVVLMDPHTGEVLSMAGKKIVKDKETGQSVMQDDALGNITTTYNVGSAVKGATILTGYKTGAISPGTVFYDRPLKIKGTPVKKSWRNFGPLNDINALKFSSNVYMFETVINIGGGKYEYEKPLWIDEQAFSTVRDSFAQFGLGVRTGIDLPNEQTGFKGMSTLPGFMLDLSIGQYDTYSNMQLAQYVSVIANGGNRMEPHIVKEIREPLMENNELGPIVQEMEPKVLNRVELEEGWMDRVQEGFRRVMQEKGGTAYGLFGGKEYKPAGKTGTAEAFYDGPERSKFGKEPPEVMNLSLVSYAPSENPEVAMAVLVPWAYQGSVDHGANKEIGERVLDAYFDLKKNRQKEGKGSEGPVQKVENINDVLEGQEEAREEDVE
- a CDS encoding MFS transporter, yielding MSRFKKLIGDVDLTKDLTLLLFIGGLYSLSAALSNTFVNIYLWKQSGEFSDLALYNLAIVVLQPLTFILAGRWAKKIDRVIVLRIGVIFLALFYLTVLFIGTNASKFLLLLGALLGVGYGFYWLAFNVLTFEITEPENRDFFNGFLGILTSVGGMIGPIAAGFIISRMEKFTGYSVIFGISLTLFSIAVFLSFFLKRRPADGRYLFGRILAERKNSLNWRMITNAHFFQGLREGTFIFVISVYVFISTGSELALGTYGLVNSSISFLGYFLVSRLLKKEYRKRAILIGGLLLYGAIFFIVFEVTYPKLLMYAAAIAIAYPLLLVPYISLTYDVIGRGWKAAEMRIEYIVVREIFLNAGRIVSILGFLAAVSFFNEEKSIPILLLIIGAGHSVIYFFVRKIQFQSA